One genomic window of Devosia salina includes the following:
- a CDS encoding ABC transporter substrate-binding protein yields the protein MSNLNLSLAMGDYDRTRPIYDGRVKIDGVDPVCMLLSPEEMFFRAFRHQAFDISELSLSSYSISVARGEPHYVAVPIFLSRAFRHTSIYIRTDKGISTPADLRGRRIGIAEYQLSANVWVRGILKDEYGLGAEDIVWVRGGMNTAGRPEKIKVDLPPNVKVEEAPQGATLNAMLAAGEIDGFIGPRAPLCYDEEHPHVGRLFTDSIGAAEDYFRRTAIFPIMHVLGVRRRLADEHPWLPGALLKAFTRSKAMSDAALADTSATKVTMPFVEDNLRRARNLMGNDIWSYGVDQNRKVLETFLGYHYEQGLSPRKVDVNELFHPATLESFSL from the coding sequence ATGAGCAATCTCAATCTATCGCTTGCCATGGGTGATTACGACCGGACCCGGCCGATCTATGACGGCCGGGTGAAGATCGACGGGGTCGATCCGGTCTGCATGCTGCTTTCGCCCGAGGAGATGTTCTTCAGGGCATTCCGGCACCAGGCGTTCGACATCAGCGAGCTTTCGCTCTCTTCCTATTCGATCTCGGTCGCACGCGGAGAGCCCCATTATGTTGCGGTTCCCATATTCCTCTCGCGTGCGTTCCGCCACACGTCCATATACATCCGCACCGACAAGGGCATTTCCACGCCGGCGGACCTTCGCGGACGCCGTATCGGAATCGCGGAATACCAGCTATCGGCCAATGTCTGGGTGCGTGGAATTCTCAAGGACGAGTACGGCCTCGGCGCCGAGGACATCGTCTGGGTCCGCGGCGGCATGAATACGGCGGGGCGTCCCGAAAAGATCAAGGTCGACCTGCCGCCGAACGTGAAGGTCGAGGAAGCCCCTCAGGGCGCCACGCTGAACGCCATGCTTGCCGCTGGCGAGATAGACGGGTTCATAGGGCCGCGCGCGCCTCTGTGCTACGACGAGGAACACCCGCATGTGGGGCGCCTGTTCACCGACTCGATCGGCGCGGCCGAGGACTATTTCAGGCGCACCGCCATCTTCCCCATCATGCACGTTCTGGGTGTGCGGCGCCGTCTGGCAGACGAGCATCCGTGGCTGCCGGGAGCACTGCTGAAGGCTTTCACCCGCTCGAAGGCGATGTCGGATGCTGCGCTGGCGGATACTTCTGCAACGAAGGTCACCATGCCGTTCGTCGAAGACAATCTTCGTCGCGCTCGCAACCTGATGGGCAACGATATATGGTCCTACGGCGTCGATCAGAACAGAAAGGTCCTCGAGACGTTTCTCGGCTATCACTATGAGCAGGGGCTCTCTCCCCGAAAGGTCGATGTGAACGAGCTCTTTCACCCTGCGACCCTAGAAAGCTTCAGTCTCTGA
- a CDS encoding Gfo/Idh/MocA family protein, giving the protein MLGLGRAFMLMLPAFRSDPRIRLVAACAPREASRRAFQAEFGGRVYENVEGLCADPEVEVVYIATPHQMHADHAVAVAAAGKHILLDKPLAVEMADGRRIVEAAEKAGVDVIVGPSHSFDRPVQQAGELIRSGELGRIRMIQAFNYTDFLYRPRRPEELRTSEGGGVIFSQGVHQIDVVRFLAGGVGTRLAAMTGAWDPDRPTEGAYSALMSFQNGCFATFTYSGYAHFDSDIWMDGIGELGQRKSPQGYGAARRTLATVLDAQQEAALKTTRTYGAGDAPKPADQYEHFGPIVVLCDRGDIRLVPSGLHVYGDFEQKFVPAPTFETARTEVIDALVQTVRHGHPAVQSARWGLASLEACHAIIRSAETGTFVDLVEQVPV; this is encoded by the coding sequence GTGCTAGGGCTGGGGCGGGCGTTCATGCTCATGCTGCCTGCCTTTCGCTCGGATCCCCGTATCCGCCTCGTGGCCGCCTGTGCGCCGCGAGAAGCCTCGCGGCGTGCTTTTCAGGCGGAATTCGGTGGCCGCGTCTACGAGAATGTGGAGGGGCTCTGCGCCGATCCCGAGGTGGAAGTGGTGTACATCGCCACACCGCACCAGATGCATGCTGACCATGCGGTAGCGGTCGCCGCGGCCGGCAAACATATCCTGCTAGACAAGCCGTTGGCCGTGGAGATGGCGGACGGACGGCGCATCGTCGAGGCGGCCGAGAAAGCGGGCGTCGACGTGATCGTCGGCCCCAGCCACAGCTTTGATCGTCCCGTGCAACAGGCGGGGGAACTGATCCGCAGCGGCGAACTTGGCCGGATTCGCATGATTCAAGCTTTTAACTACACCGATTTCCTCTATCGGCCGCGGCGGCCGGAAGAATTGCGCACAAGCGAAGGCGGGGGCGTCATTTTCAGCCAAGGCGTACATCAGATCGATGTCGTGAGGTTCCTCGCCGGAGGCGTGGGGACCCGGCTGGCGGCGATGACCGGCGCCTGGGACCCCGATCGTCCCACCGAAGGCGCATACAGCGCTTTGATGAGCTTTCAAAACGGGTGCTTCGCGACCTTCACATATTCGGGTTACGCGCATTTCGACAGCGACATCTGGATGGACGGGATCGGAGAGCTCGGGCAACGGAAATCGCCCCAGGGCTATGGCGCGGCGCGCAGGACGCTGGCGACGGTGCTCGATGCGCAGCAGGAAGCTGCGCTCAAGACGACCCGTACATACGGTGCCGGCGACGCACCCAAGCCGGCGGACCAGTATGAACATTTCGGACCGATCGTTGTGCTGTGCGATCGCGGGGACATTCGCCTGGTTCCCTCTGGATTGCACGTTTATGGCGACTTTGAACAGAAATTCGTGCCCGCGCCGACGTTCGAGACAGCGCGCACCGAAGTCATCGATGCGCTGGTCCAGACCGTCCGGCACGGACATCCGGCCGTACAGTCCGCCAGATGGGGTCTGGCGAGCCTTGAAGCTTGCCACGCCATCATCCGTTCCGCAGAGACAGGGACTTTCGTCGACCTCGTCGAGCAGGTGCCCGTATAA
- a CDS encoding PDR/VanB family oxidoreductase, with the protein MEFVLKPEEGISLPQYGPGAHITVETPSGAMRRYSLVGGEANTYTIAVKREPESRGGSQSMHDEVAEGSKLRVAPPENEFSLGPAPDYLLIAGGIGVTPIYAMAKRLKEQDKPFRIIYVSRSPQDAAYLAEMREAFGDRMIVHHDEGDPERIYDFWDHFETPQPTHVYCCGPKPLMEEIKAISGHWPEGRVHFEDFKPVDIVRPDDVAFDVELAKSGKTVHVPADRSILEAVRDAGVRTVSSCESGTCGSCKTRLLAGDVDHRDMVLMDEEKDKAIMICVSRANSGNLVVDL; encoded by the coding sequence GTGGAGTTCGTGCTCAAGCCGGAGGAGGGGATCAGCCTGCCCCAATACGGTCCGGGCGCGCACATAACGGTGGAGACCCCATCGGGGGCAATGCGCCGCTATTCCCTCGTCGGCGGCGAGGCGAACACCTATACGATCGCGGTCAAACGGGAGCCGGAATCGCGCGGCGGCTCCCAATCCATGCATGATGAGGTTGCTGAAGGGAGCAAGCTCCGGGTCGCTCCCCCCGAGAACGAGTTTTCTCTCGGTCCCGCGCCCGACTATCTCCTGATCGCCGGAGGCATCGGCGTTACGCCGATCTATGCAATGGCCAAGCGTCTCAAGGAGCAGGACAAGCCGTTCCGGATAATCTATGTGAGCCGCAGCCCGCAGGATGCCGCCTATCTGGCCGAAATGCGCGAAGCCTTCGGGGACCGGATGATCGTCCATCACGACGAGGGCGATCCCGAGCGAATCTACGATTTCTGGGATCATTTCGAGACACCTCAGCCGACACATGTCTATTGCTGCGGGCCGAAGCCGCTCATGGAGGAGATCAAGGCGATTTCGGGCCATTGGCCCGAGGGACGTGTCCATTTCGAGGATTTCAAACCCGTCGACATCGTCCGCCCCGACGACGTGGCTTTCGATGTGGAATTGGCCAAGTCGGGCAAGACGGTGCACGTTCCTGCCGATCGTTCCATACTCGAGGCCGTACGCGACGCCGGTGTGCGGACCGTCAGCTCCTGCGAAAGCGGAACCTGCGGCTCATGCAAGACCCGCCTTCTTGCCGGTGATGTTGACCATCGCGACATGGTGCTCATGGATGAGGAGAAGGACAAAGCAATCATGATCTGCGTGTCCCGGGCAAACAGCGGGAATCTTGTCGTTGACCTCTGA
- a CDS encoding Rieske 2Fe-2S domain-containing protein, translating into MLTPEENDLLCRVSNNAPMGRLMRQHWTPVCLIEEVAEPDGTPLLVEALGERYVAFRDTNGRVGLLDELCPHRRASLVFGRNEECGLRCLYHGWKMDVDGKVIAMSSEPEGSPLLNKVSHRAYPVKEWGGFVWAWFGDKEDVPEFDPPAFAPTVDTPLAILKIRVPANWAQIHEGQIDSAHSSSLHSSDMVPARVEGAAADDKSWYRPSTDKSPRMQTQTTSYGFHYAAIRKPIKNAATHDYLRITEFIAPYYSLIPPNSSYNVASVIVPVDDETTHFHFIAWGGTACPTTEEWRKFNHAEKGVDLDEKWRSRRTLENNFLQDRELMKQGNFTGVLGIPNQDIVMWVSMGPIVDRTNDILGASDLAIVEFRRLMVDAARKVAEGGKAIGTEEPRLPHSRIMSREGVFPKTTDWRTLVNHNEMVAAE; encoded by the coding sequence ATGCTTACTCCCGAAGAAAACGATCTTTTGTGTCGGGTATCGAACAACGCCCCGATGGGACGCCTGATGCGCCAGCACTGGACACCGGTCTGCCTTATCGAGGAGGTCGCCGAGCCGGATGGCACCCCGTTGCTGGTCGAGGCACTCGGGGAGAGGTACGTCGCCTTTCGCGACACCAATGGCCGCGTGGGGCTTCTCGATGAGCTGTGTCCGCACCGGCGTGCCTCGCTCGTATTCGGACGCAATGAGGAGTGCGGTTTGCGCTGCCTCTATCACGGCTGGAAAATGGATGTGGACGGCAAGGTCATCGCCATGTCGTCGGAGCCGGAAGGCAGTCCCCTCCTCAACAAGGTGAGCCACCGCGCCTATCCCGTCAAGGAATGGGGCGGATTCGTCTGGGCCTGGTTCGGCGACAAGGAAGATGTTCCTGAATTCGACCCGCCCGCCTTTGCTCCTACCGTGGATACGCCTTTGGCAATCCTGAAGATTCGTGTTCCTGCGAACTGGGCGCAGATTCACGAAGGCCAGATCGACAGCGCGCATTCCTCGAGCCTGCACTCCTCCGATATGGTGCCGGCCAGGGTCGAGGGCGCCGCAGCCGACGACAAGTCGTGGTATCGCCCCTCGACGGACAAGTCGCCGCGCATGCAGACGCAGACGACGAGCTACGGGTTCCACTACGCGGCGATCCGCAAGCCGATCAAGAATGCAGCCACGCATGACTACCTGCGCATCACCGAGTTCATTGCGCCATATTACTCGCTGATTCCGCCCAACAGCTCCTACAATGTCGCCAGCGTCATCGTCCCTGTCGACGACGAGACCACGCATTTCCACTTCATCGCGTGGGGTGGCACGGCATGCCCCACCACCGAGGAGTGGCGCAAGTTCAACCATGCGGAGAAGGGAGTCGATCTGGACGAGAAATGGCGCTCGCGCCGCACGCTGGAGAACAACTTCCTCCAGGATCGCGAGCTGATGAAGCAGGGCAACTTCACCGGCGTTCTGGGCATTCCCAATCAGGACATCGTCATGTGGGTTTCCATGGGGCCGATCGTCGATCGCACCAACGATATCCTCGGGGCATCCGATCTCGCCATCGTCGAGTTCCGTCGTCTGATGGTCGATGCTGCGCGGAAGGTCGCCGAAGGCGGCAAGGCCATCGGCACTGAAGAGCCCCGGCTGCCGCATTCGCGGATCATGTCGCGCGAGGGCGTGTTCCCCAAAACGACTGATTGGCGCACTCTCGTCAATCATAATGAAATGGTCGCGGCCGAATAA
- a CDS encoding TAXI family TRAP transporter solute-binding subunit has product MPLSRITLTGLSLAFIVAPVLPATAQSLNLTLAGASPGGLWTLLGAGLDAVVKANDPNSTITYQTTGGGFANAAMISEGRAEIGLIHDAELAIAAQGGEPFSAPIENLRTIGYLYDWAPMQFVTTRSFAEEHEVDSVDDFAAAQVPVRMTVNRAGNITGQIASAIMAAAGADDEAIAQWGGAVVQAGSSEQAGLLQNGRVDLYANGVFVGHSSIREIENALDIKLLSIPADVRAQIAEEFSIAEFTIPADSYENQPEAIETLALGAVLIASAEMSEEDAYTLTKALIDNLDSIRSVHPAMADLDTTLLTRETAVPHHDGALRAYQEAGLIE; this is encoded by the coding sequence ATGCCATTATCGCGAATTACCCTGACCGGACTATCCCTCGCCTTTATCGTGGCGCCGGTGCTGCCGGCGACTGCGCAGTCGCTCAATCTCACACTCGCGGGCGCCAGCCCCGGAGGACTTTGGACGCTTCTTGGCGCGGGTCTAGATGCCGTCGTGAAGGCAAACGATCCAAACTCGACGATTACCTACCAGACTACCGGCGGCGGATTTGCCAATGCCGCAATGATCAGCGAAGGAAGGGCCGAAATCGGACTTATCCACGACGCCGAGCTTGCTATCGCGGCACAGGGTGGCGAGCCCTTCAGTGCGCCGATCGAAAATCTACGCACGATCGGCTACCTTTACGACTGGGCACCCATGCAGTTCGTCACGACGCGCAGCTTTGCCGAAGAGCATGAAGTCGATTCCGTGGACGATTTTGCTGCCGCGCAGGTTCCGGTGCGTATGACAGTAAACAGAGCCGGCAATATCACCGGCCAGATTGCGTCTGCCATCATGGCGGCGGCGGGCGCCGACGACGAAGCGATCGCCCAATGGGGCGGAGCAGTCGTTCAGGCCGGTTCGTCCGAGCAGGCCGGCCTGCTCCAGAACGGTCGTGTCGATCTCTACGCGAACGGTGTTTTCGTCGGTCACAGCTCCATCCGGGAAATCGAGAACGCACTCGACATCAAACTGCTGAGCATTCCGGCCGATGTCAGGGCGCAGATCGCCGAGGAATTCTCGATCGCCGAGTTCACGATTCCCGCCGATTCCTATGAGAACCAGCCCGAAGCCATCGAGACCCTGGCTCTGGGTGCCGTTCTGATCGCCAGCGCGGAGATGAGCGAGGAAGATGCCTACACGCTGACCAAGGCGCTGATCGACAATCTCGACTCAATACGCTCGGTCCATCCGGCAATGGCCGACCTGGACACCACGCTGCTCACTCGGGAGACCGCAGTGCCGCACCACGATGGCGCCCTGCGGGCATACCAGGAAGCGGGCCTGATCGAATAG
- a CDS encoding TRAP transporter permease, translated as MALAKLVGTGRRRSFDGVPRQTLTVAAAIFAVGVVYANIFALPDALLIGILFVCGIYALLFLTVGPTSTSTDRIGIADWVLSGASVACGIYFFTIRADLANHITLLRPLPGDQLFFGTLLLALTIEAARRTTGIGLTIVLLIFLAYNLWGHLIPPPLGHGFIDFGSFVDVLMYTTDGVFGVPIQVAASYVFLFVMFGSVLSHAGGAEFMFQLAAALTGRSPGGPAKIAVISSGMYGMISGSPTSDVATTGSITIPIMKRLGYSPRFAGAVEVAASTGGAAMPPVMGSAAFILAEYTGIDYRNVVLAALIPAILYYIGVYLQVHFRAVRQGLQGVKDVDPVQETLKTGWVFVIPLVVITVALLMGYTPTYVAVYGTVALVVASLLTKRTRMTPRKMLEGLGEATIRMLPVAGACAAAGLIIGGLTMTGLALKTSSLVLMLSGSGPFVVLLLAAGIAILLGLGMPTPSAYILAAVLVGPAFTVVGLPLLASNMFLLYFALLSALTPPIAVAAYTASAIADEDPMKIAVTSVKLAAIGFILPFFFVWNEALLAQGSALEIGVAALGGIVATTLLALALEVELKPIVRVVILAAAAAALSPYLFLSIPVTVLAIALGIWRRTGKLATDPAHQERTISQR; from the coding sequence ATGGCCTTGGCCAAACTCGTCGGAACCGGCCGCCGTCGATCTTTCGACGGCGTGCCGCGTCAAACCTTGACCGTTGCTGCCGCGATTTTTGCCGTCGGCGTTGTATATGCCAACATCTTTGCGCTGCCCGATGCGCTGCTGATCGGCATTCTGTTCGTCTGCGGCATTTATGCCCTGCTGTTTTTGACGGTCGGTCCGACCTCGACATCAACGGACCGGATCGGCATTGCCGATTGGGTCCTGAGCGGTGCGAGCGTCGCGTGCGGCATCTACTTCTTTACGATCAGGGCTGACCTGGCCAATCATATCACGCTCCTCCGGCCACTGCCCGGCGACCAGCTCTTCTTCGGCACGCTCCTGCTTGCCCTGACCATCGAGGCGGCCAGGCGGACAACCGGCATCGGGCTTACGATCGTCCTGCTCATTTTCCTTGCCTACAACCTTTGGGGACACCTGATCCCGCCCCCGCTCGGCCATGGGTTCATCGACTTCGGTTCCTTTGTCGACGTTCTGATGTACACCACCGACGGCGTATTCGGCGTACCCATCCAGGTGGCAGCCAGCTACGTCTTCTTGTTCGTGATGTTCGGTTCGGTCCTGTCTCATGCGGGAGGCGCCGAATTCATGTTCCAGCTCGCAGCGGCGCTCACGGGCCGCTCGCCCGGAGGCCCGGCCAAGATCGCCGTCATATCGTCCGGCATGTACGGAATGATCTCGGGCAGTCCGACTTCGGATGTGGCGACCACGGGATCCATCACCATTCCGATCATGAAGCGGCTCGGATACTCCCCGCGTTTCGCGGGCGCTGTCGAGGTCGCGGCCTCGACGGGTGGAGCCGCCATGCCGCCCGTCATGGGATCGGCCGCATTCATCCTGGCCGAGTATACCGGCATCGATTATCGGAACGTCGTGCTCGCGGCGCTGATTCCGGCGATCCTTTATTATATCGGCGTCTATTTGCAGGTGCATTTCCGTGCCGTTCGCCAGGGACTGCAAGGCGTCAAGGACGTCGACCCGGTGCAGGAGACCCTGAAGACGGGATGGGTGTTCGTCATACCGCTCGTGGTGATCACCGTAGCCCTGCTGATGGGCTATACGCCCACCTACGTCGCCGTTTACGGCACGGTTGCCCTGGTTGTCGCGTCCCTGCTGACCAAGCGGACCCGGATGACGCCGCGCAAGATGCTGGAGGGGCTGGGCGAGGCGACCATCCGCATGTTGCCGGTGGCCGGCGCCTGCGCCGCAGCGGGATTGATCATTGGCGGGCTGACGATGACCGGCCTTGCCCTCAAGACGTCGAGCCTTGTCCTGATGCTGTCGGGTTCGGGCCCCTTCGTCGTCCTGTTGCTCGCCGCCGGCATCGCGATTCTTCTGGGACTGGGGATGCCCACGCCCAGCGCCTATATTCTTGCGGCCGTGCTCGTCGGTCCGGCGTTCACGGTCGTCGGGCTGCCCCTGCTGGCCTCCAACATGTTCCTGCTCTACTTCGCCCTGCTCTCCGCCCTGACGCCGCCTATCGCGGTGGCAGCATACACCGCATCCGCAATCGCGGATGAAGACCCAATGAAGATTGCCGTCACGTCGGTGAAGCTGGCCGCCATCGGGTTCATTCTCCCGTTCTTCTTCGTATGGAACGAAGCCTTGCTGGCCCAGGGCAGTGCCTTGGAAATCGGTGTTGCCGCGTTGGGCGGCATCGTGGCCACGACTCTTCTGGCGCTTGCTCTGGAAGTCGAATTGAAGCCAATTGTGCGGGTGGTGATTCTGGCGGCCGCTGCGGCGGCGCTCTCTCCCTACCTTTTCCTTTCCATACCGGTGACCGTTCTCGCGATCGCGCTGGGCATATGGCGACGGACAGGGAAACTGGCCACAGATCCCGCGCACCAGGAGCGCACGATTTCACAACGCTAA
- a CDS encoding fumarylacetoacetate hydrolase family protein, producing MLGFTKDRLPNEFFHKSNDLVGSGGRTTLPDIDDVVVFHAEAELAFVIGSEVQDVSAGDAMGKVFGFVPFFDISARGLHRRGQFIPKGQRGFALCGPWITTADEIHDPHELRVRSWLNGVIAQDFSTNTMANRIPEQIEWLSRFTTLHAGDLVTTGTNHEGLKPINVGDSLEIEIEGLGRARFGVDGSSPHKTAAFVPGQTSVKPLEKGMLISRVD from the coding sequence ATTCTCGGGTTCACGAAGGACCGCCTGCCGAACGAGTTCTTCCACAAGAGCAACGATCTGGTTGGGTCGGGTGGAAGGACCACATTGCCGGACATTGACGACGTCGTGGTCTTCCACGCTGAAGCGGAGCTTGCCTTCGTTATCGGCAGCGAGGTCCAGGATGTCTCTGCCGGAGATGCAATGGGCAAGGTTTTCGGATTCGTTCCGTTCTTCGACATCTCGGCGCGAGGATTGCATCGCAGGGGACAGTTCATCCCCAAGGGTCAGCGCGGATTTGCGCTGTGCGGACCCTGGATCACGACCGCTGACGAAATTCACGACCCGCACGAGCTTCGGGTGCGCTCGTGGCTGAACGGCGTGATCGCCCAGGATTTCTCGACGAATACCATGGCAAATCGAATCCCCGAGCAGATCGAATGGCTCTCCCGGTTCACCACGCTTCACGCCGGGGACCTCGTCACGACCGGCACCAACCATGAAGGGCTCAAGCCCATAAACGTGGGAGACAGCCTCGAGATCGAAATTGAGGGGCTGGGGCGCGCACGGTTCGGGGTCGACGGCAGCAGCCCCCACAAAACCGCGGCGTTCGTTCCGGGGCAGACAAGCGTGAAGCCGCTGGAAAAAGGAATGCTGATCAGCCGGGTCGATTGA
- a CDS encoding MFS transporter, with amino-acid sequence MSAATPSETASPRQPIRLIIFSAACVLLLASLSQTSIATAIPVIVADLGSVESVTWIMTVYLLASTVGAPISGKLADLYGSKPVLQACILVFLAGAGIGGLASSMGVLIFGRFIQGLGGGGLIVVAMTVVADVLRERDRGKAQGVVGAVLGFSTVFGPLLGGFLTEQFSWHWVLFINLPFGVLAFTGITFLLPKGGNHGRQKIDYPGAILLAITLTGIVLFASLGGTAIPWASWPSVALGVVCGLGFLGFMFIESRTIQPILPLGLFRINNFVVSNAVRFIIGMSMFGMITFIPLYLQVVKGYSPTVSGLLLLPLMFGFVGGSILSGIFMSRTGRYRIVPILSMPLLAVGALLLATITPDTNVWILGLYLLTVGIWIGPVNSIGVAAIQNAVPAGALGVATASSQMFRMIGGSVGVSIFGAIFAAGLSSRLPGGLLNDTGNTGLRAMSPQLISELPPSLRDTVLDAFTGALHPIFLCTAVAAVLAFCLSIILKEIPLPVDRRRDPDAYNGNVK; translated from the coding sequence ATGTCAGCTGCCACACCTTCCGAGACGGCAAGTCCCCGCCAGCCGATCCGACTGATCATTTTTTCGGCGGCCTGCGTCCTGCTGCTCGCGTCTCTCAGCCAGACGAGCATTGCCACGGCCATTCCCGTTATCGTCGCCGATCTGGGGTCCGTCGAAAGCGTCACCTGGATCATGACGGTCTATCTGCTCGCCTCCACGGTCGGCGCGCCGATTTCGGGCAAGCTGGCCGATCTTTACGGGAGCAAGCCCGTTCTTCAGGCCTGTATTCTCGTCTTTCTTGCCGGCGCGGGAATCGGCGGTCTGGCCAGCAGCATGGGGGTGCTGATCTTCGGGCGCTTCATCCAGGGTCTGGGAGGCGGGGGGCTGATCGTCGTTGCCATGACCGTAGTGGCCGATGTTCTGCGCGAACGCGATCGTGGCAAGGCACAGGGAGTTGTGGGTGCCGTCCTGGGATTTTCGACCGTCTTCGGCCCTCTTTTGGGCGGTTTTCTGACCGAGCAGTTTTCCTGGCACTGGGTGCTTTTCATCAACCTGCCGTTCGGCGTCCTGGCGTTCACCGGCATCACTTTCCTGCTGCCCAAGGGCGGCAATCACGGCCGGCAGAAAATTGACTATCCCGGGGCCATTCTGCTCGCCATCACGCTGACCGGCATCGTTCTCTTCGCGAGCCTTGGCGGCACGGCCATTCCCTGGGCATCCTGGCCGAGCGTTGCGCTGGGCGTGGTCTGCGGCTTGGGCTTTCTGGGGTTCATGTTCATCGAATCCCGGACCATTCAGCCGATTCTGCCTCTCGGCCTGTTTCGCATCAACAATTTCGTGGTGTCCAATGCCGTGCGCTTCATCATCGGCATGTCGATGTTTGGCATGATAACGTTCATCCCGCTCTACCTACAGGTCGTCAAAGGTTACAGCCCGACCGTTTCCGGCCTGCTGTTGCTGCCCCTGATGTTCGGATTCGTCGGCGGGTCCATCCTGTCCGGCATCTTCATGAGCCGGACGGGCCGCTACAGAATAGTGCCCATCCTGTCCATGCCCCTGCTGGCGGTCGGCGCGCTTCTGCTCGCAACCATCACCCCGGACACGAATGTGTGGATCCTGGGCCTCTATCTTTTGACGGTGGGCATCTGGATCGGCCCGGTCAACAGCATCGGCGTCGCCGCGATCCAGAATGCCGTTCCCGCGGGGGCGCTCGGCGTCGCGACGGCGAGCTCCCAGATGTTCCGCATGATCGGCGGTTCCGTCGGGGTCTCCATCTTCGGCGCGATTTTTGCCGCCGGGCTGTCGAGCCGGCTCCCCGGCGGCCTGCTGAACGATACGGGAAACACGGGTTTGCGCGCAATGTCGCCCCAGCTCATCTCCGAGCTTCCTCCGTCCTTGCGGGATACGGTCCTGGATGCGTTCACCGGTGCTCTCCATCCCATCTTTCTCTGTACGGCCGTTGCTGCCGTGCTGGCCTTTTGCCTGTCCATCATCCTCAAGGAAATCCCGCTCCCGGTCGATCGCCGGCGTGATCCAGACGCATATAATGGAAACGTGAAATGA
- a CDS encoding alpha/beta fold hydrolase translates to MVGQSQGAWISAFIAVTRPDLVKGLVLVDSASLTLPEGGLNHANVAQRHHEIFLPNTMFLEGLKPDAESVVRLLHTMVHDMASVPDDFIAYGIGRAKHWLPIWEDPWRAFWADGGVRNRQQYLLDGVHLREHLHKLKSAPLIIWGKDTVKGMQSGIDLFSSLPDSELHIFDKANHFLWIDQPERFNRSVGSFLISRT, encoded by the coding sequence GTGGTGGGACAGTCGCAGGGCGCCTGGATCTCGGCCTTCATCGCCGTCACGCGCCCCGATCTGGTCAAGGGTCTGGTGCTGGTCGACAGCGCAAGTCTCACGCTTCCCGAGGGCGGCCTGAACCACGCGAATGTCGCGCAGCGCCATCACGAGATTTTCCTGCCCAACACCATGTTTCTCGAGGGCCTGAAACCGGATGCGGAAAGCGTGGTCCGACTGCTCCACACCATGGTTCACGACATGGCCAGTGTTCCGGACGATTTCATCGCCTACGGTATCGGCAGGGCGAAACACTGGCTTCCCATATGGGAAGATCCCTGGCGGGCATTCTGGGCCGACGGCGGTGTGAGAAACAGGCAGCAATATCTGCTTGATGGCGTCCATCTTCGCGAACACCTGCACAAGCTCAAATCCGCCCCGCTCATCATCTGGGGCAAGGACACGGTGAAGGGCATGCAGTCGGGAATCGACCTGTTCTCCTCATTGCCCGACTCGGAACTGCACATCTTCGACAAGGCCAATCACTTCCTGTGGATCGACCAGCCGGAGCGGTTCAATCGATCTGTCGGCTCGTTCCTGATCTCGCGCACCTGA